One Alphaproteobacteria bacterium GM7ARS4 DNA segment encodes these proteins:
- the ssb gene encoding single-stranded DNA-binding protein encodes MAGSLNKVMLIGRLGGDPDIRSTQAGSEVATFSVATSDVWKDKQSGERQERVHWHRVVIFDENLASVAKRFLRKGALVYLEGQLQTRKWTDQSGAERYTTEVVLSRYRSTLTMLGGRGDGGGGDSGAYGRESYGGKDGGIRKGASSSGGERSGGGSFEDDDIPF; translated from the coding sequence ATGGCAGGAAGTTTGAACAAAGTTATGTTGATAGGCAGGCTTGGTGGGGATCCTGATATTAGGAGTACTCAGGCGGGGTCGGAGGTGGCGACATTTTCTGTGGCGACGTCGGATGTATGGAAGGATAAGCAGAGTGGTGAGCGTCAGGAGCGTGTTCACTGGCATCGTGTTGTCATTTTCGATGAGAATTTGGCGTCTGTAGCGAAGCGTTTTTTGCGTAAAGGCGCGTTGGTTTATTTAGAGGGTCAGTTGCAGACGCGCAAGTGGACAGACCAGAGTGGTGCAGAGCGTTATACGACAGAGGTTGTGTTGAGTCGTTATCGTTCGACTCTGACGATGTTAGGTGGCAGGGGCGATGGTGGCGGCGGTGATTCTGGTGCTTATGGTCGTGAGTCTTATGGTGGGAAGGATGGTGGGATAAGGAAGGGTGCGTCATCGTCGGGTGGTGAGCGTTCTGGTGGTGGCTCTTTTGAGGATGACGACATACCTTTTTAG
- a CDS encoding DUF262 domain-containing protein: MEQTITNHKYTIAGAFNNCFYVVPDYQREYVWTEEHVIQLLEDINEQMDSSSPEYFIGTVLVSPGEERGYYDVIDGQQRLTTTFLILLCLRVLCRDTKNGAAIDSLIVSHYTNPQGDTKIDLKLAPRYENAGDVIKKIVDVKGDPRAVRANIKSAGIQISESIKKILDAYDVIYRFLTDNYDDEDKLKRYWGHLSNNVVFIQISESLNRALKIFETINERGVGLNPMDLLKNLLFTRVSPKRFTDLRDEWKEVNRPLEELKEKPLRFLRYFLMANYVIKSERKDKWKDAIVREDSIYHWFSKKENADLTGHRENPFAFVRKIIDNVDRYAAFSRGYDNDKKSSLAVDSLRRLTGKSFRLHYIWLLAAANLPPSLFNQFVAQIESFLFFYLFTKSPTRDLERKFSLWADEVRDIADRENPEEQRQKLNTFVSERFAQHMAEKAPELQDALKRLTLDSMLKFHIKYLLARLTQHVDMAFKGQKDRGSLDPYFDLEIEHILPKNPENDLRSAWQKKHPDLDYDEYTNRLGNLTLLEKPLNIVAGNHPYERKVSEYAKSAHYLTGSLSGLKDAGNNTSISRINEKLSAFTKWDAEDIEKRQELLIALALDIWKTTEITA; the protein is encoded by the coding sequence ATGGAACAAACTATTACAAATCACAAATATACGATAGCGGGGGCATTCAACAATTGTTTCTATGTCGTTCCTGATTATCAGCGTGAATATGTCTGGACCGAAGAGCATGTTATTCAGCTGCTCGAAGACATCAACGAGCAAATGGATAGTAGCTCGCCAGAGTATTTCATCGGTACCGTTCTTGTGTCTCCCGGGGAAGAGAGAGGCTACTATGACGTGATCGACGGCCAGCAACGACTGACGACAACCTTCCTCATTTTGTTGTGCCTGCGGGTCTTGTGCAGAGATACGAAGAATGGGGCAGCAATCGATAGCCTAATTGTTAGCCACTATACTAACCCGCAGGGTGATACAAAAATCGATCTGAAGCTGGCGCCAAGATACGAAAATGCTGGCGACGTCATTAAAAAGATCGTTGATGTTAAGGGTGATCCCCGAGCCGTTCGTGCAAACATCAAAAGCGCCGGCATTCAAATTTCAGAGTCGATCAAAAAAATCTTGGATGCCTATGATGTCATTTATCGCTTTCTGACGGACAACTATGATGATGAAGACAAACTAAAAAGATACTGGGGACATCTATCCAATAATGTGGTTTTCATCCAAATATCGGAGAGTCTCAACAGAGCCCTGAAGATCTTTGAAACGATCAACGAGCGCGGTGTGGGTCTAAATCCTATGGATTTGCTCAAAAATCTATTATTCACGCGGGTGTCACCAAAACGGTTCACCGATCTCAGGGATGAATGGAAAGAGGTCAACAGGCCGCTTGAGGAACTTAAAGAAAAGCCTTTGCGTTTCTTGCGTTACTTCCTCATGGCAAACTACGTCATAAAGAGTGAGAGGAAGGATAAGTGGAAGGATGCGATTGTTCGCGAGGATAGTATTTACCACTGGTTTTCGAAGAAAGAGAATGCCGACCTTACAGGCCATCGGGAAAATCCCTTCGCATTTGTCCGCAAGATCATAGATAACGTAGATCGCTACGCTGCTTTCAGCAGGGGCTATGACAATGATAAAAAGTCCAGCTTGGCCGTGGACTCTCTTAGGAGATTAACAGGTAAATCATTCCGCCTTCACTATATTTGGCTTTTGGCAGCAGCGAATTTGCCGCCATCCCTCTTTAATCAATTTGTCGCCCAGATTGAGAGCTTCCTGTTCTTCTACCTTTTCACCAAGTCACCAACCAGAGACCTCGAACGCAAGTTCTCGCTCTGGGCCGATGAAGTCCGTGACATTGCCGATCGTGAGAATCCGGAAGAGCAAAGACAAAAACTCAACACATTTGTATCTGAACGCTTTGCTCAGCACATGGCCGAAAAGGCTCCGGAGCTGCAAGATGCGCTCAAACGTCTGACGTTAGACTCTATGCTGAAATTTCATATAAAGTATTTGCTGGCACGTTTGACCCAGCATGTTGATATGGCGTTCAAGGGTCAAAAGGACCGGGGAAGCCTCGACCCCTATTTCGATTTAGAGATCGAGCATATCTTGCCAAAAAATCCTGAAAATGACCTGCGAAGCGCATGGCAAAAGAAGCACCCAGATCTGGACTACGATGAGTACACAAACCGCCTTGGTAATTTGACCTTGCTGGAAAAGCCCCTCAATATCGTTGCTGGGAATCATCCCTACGAACGTAAAGTGTCTGAATATGCCAAGAGTGCACACTACTTGACCGGAAGCCTTTCAGGCCTTAAAGACGCTGGTAACAACACTTCGATTTCCCGCATAAACGAGAAGTTGTCCGCATTTACAAAGTGGGATGCTGAGGACATCGAAAAACGCCAAGAGCTGTTGATTGCCTTGGCTCTAGACATCTGGAAGACCACTGAAATCACCGCATAG
- a CDS encoding chalcone isomerase family protein has translation MIHALCAMLPFSSPSHRPVIRMRLVLSCFIFIGMVMSAIEIAYAEREVVKRSIPDARMVGTGRLTFWLWDVYDATLYAPQGTWHMNKPYALSLSYLRPLNGRDIATRSIEEIRSLGFDDEKTIQAWQDAMIEIFPDVDEQTTLTGVRDSKGHTLFYSNGTLLGRIDDPTFSQWFFGIWLSPKSPEPQLREQLLNLRP, from the coding sequence ATGATACATGCTCTATGTGCTATGCTCCCCTTCTCCTCACCATCCCATCGTCCCGTGATTCGTATGCGCCTCGTTCTCTCTTGTTTTATCTTCATTGGCATGGTGATGTCCGCCATAGAGATAGCATATGCCGAGCGTGAGGTTGTCAAACGCTCTATCCCTGACGCACGCATGGTTGGCACAGGACGTCTGACATTTTGGTTATGGGATGTCTATGACGCTACGCTCTATGCCCCTCAGGGGACTTGGCACATGAATAAGCCTTACGCCTTGTCGCTCTCCTACTTACGCCCACTCAACGGACGGGATATTGCCACACGCTCCATCGAAGAGATACGCTCACTTGGCTTCGATGATGAAAAAACGATACAGGCATGGCAAGACGCCATGATAGAGATTTTCCCCGATGTTGACGAACAAACAACATTGACAGGCGTGCGCGACTCAAAAGGACACACCCTCTTCTACAGCAATGGGACTCTGCTGGGACGTATCGATGATCCGACATTCAGCCAATGGTTCTTCGGTATCTGGCTCTCACCAAAGAGTCCCGAACCTCAATTGCGAGAACAACTCCTCAATCTACGCCCGTAG
- a CDS encoding metal ABC transporter permease — MLEPFLLTASAAGIAVAVVAGVMGCFIVWRRMAYFSDSLAHSALLGIALGFVVGLHPHGGIIIVCLLFASLLLWLQQKGILATDTLLGILAHGGLSIGMVTLSILEQRIDLHAYLFGDILTVTTNELLWICGGGAVILGLLIGNWSSLVLMTIHEDLARAEGVRVPHMHGLFMLLMTMIVAVSIHVVGILLISSLLIIPAATARCITRSPHTMAVMASIIGVMAVMLGMYGSLTLDTPSGPSIVVASVIIFVIVLSTLGMARNER, encoded by the coding sequence ATGCTTGAACCATTCCTCCTCACAGCAAGCGCCGCTGGCATCGCTGTGGCTGTCGTGGCTGGCGTCATGGGATGCTTTATCGTCTGGAGACGCATGGCCTATTTTAGCGACTCCCTCGCCCATAGCGCCCTGCTGGGTATCGCCCTCGGATTCGTGGTGGGTCTCCATCCCCATGGCGGTATCATCATTGTATGCCTGCTCTTCGCCTCCCTCCTGCTGTGGCTACAGCAAAAAGGTATCCTCGCCACCGATACACTCCTCGGTATCCTCGCCCATGGCGGACTCTCCATCGGCATGGTGACACTGAGCATCCTCGAACAACGTATAGACCTCCACGCCTACCTCTTTGGTGATATTCTCACCGTTACAACCAACGAACTCTTGTGGATCTGCGGCGGCGGCGCTGTCATCTTGGGACTGCTCATAGGAAACTGGTCGTCACTGGTGCTCATGACGATACACGAAGACCTCGCACGCGCCGAAGGCGTGCGCGTGCCACACATGCACGGATTGTTCATGCTCTTGATGACAATGATCGTGGCCGTCTCTATCCATGTCGTGGGTATCCTGCTTATCAGCTCGCTCTTGATTATTCCCGCCGCTACAGCACGCTGCATAACACGCTCACCACACACCATGGCGGTGATGGCATCCATCATAGGCGTTATGGCCGTGATGCTGGGCATGTATGGCTCGCTCACACTGGATACGCCATCAGGCCCCTCCATTGTCGTCGCCTCTGTTATCATCTTTGTCATCGTCCTCAGCACGCTTGGCATGGCGCGCAACGAACGCTAG